A region of Reichenbachiella carrageenanivorans DNA encodes the following proteins:
- a CDS encoding tRNA pseudouridine synthase A gives MQKNHFYLIEIQYLGFRYHGWQRQPGVKTVQEMIERTLKYILADKPFKILGASRTDAMVSATQAAFELFLQEPEDPSLLLAAFNENLPADIRATDIQEVDATFNVIQHAKQKEYLYLFSFGEKNHPFAAPYITYIREELDVELMKEGARLFLGKHNFSEYCYKPNEGTVFEREILESEIVANDIWTANFFPTQSFLYRVKGMGFMRNQIRLFMGRLFRLGKHEITLQDIEQSLTSPSESPTYYIAPASGLMLHQMAFK, from the coding sequence ATGCAAAAAAATCATTTCTATCTCATCGAGATACAATACCTCGGGTTTCGCTATCATGGGTGGCAAAGGCAGCCAGGAGTGAAGACCGTACAAGAGATGATCGAGCGTACGCTCAAATATATATTGGCCGACAAGCCTTTCAAAATACTGGGTGCTAGCCGTACAGATGCTATGGTGTCTGCTACACAGGCGGCTTTTGAGCTCTTCTTGCAAGAGCCTGAAGACCCCTCACTACTCTTGGCAGCTTTTAATGAAAACCTACCAGCAGATATAAGAGCCACAGACATCCAAGAGGTAGACGCTACATTCAATGTCATTCAGCATGCCAAGCAAAAAGAGTATTTATACTTATTTTCTTTTGGTGAAAAAAACCACCCTTTTGCAGCGCCTTATATCACTTATATTAGAGAGGAATTGGATGTTGAATTGATGAAAGAGGGAGCGCGTTTATTTTTGGGTAAGCATAATTTTAGCGAATACTGCTATAAGCCCAATGAAGGAACCGTGTTTGAACGTGAGATTTTAGAAAGTGAGATTGTGGCCAATGACATTTGGACCGCTAATTTCTTTCCCACTCAGAGTTTTTTATATCGGGTAAAAGGCATGGGGTTTATGCGCAATCAGATCCGGTTGTTTATGGGGCGTTTGTTTCGGCTAGGCAAGCATGAGATCACATTGCAAGATATCGAACAGTCGCTGACGAGTCCTTCCGAATCTCCAACATACTATATAGCACCAGCTTCTGGGCTGATGCTACATCAGATGGCGTTCAAATAA
- a CDS encoding DUF3817 domain-containing protein translates to MYLKTPLGRLRLFAILEGISYLLFGITMPLKYMLDIKEPNFYVGMIHGWLFILYVVLCFQNIYLRQWNFKTSMIALAASLIPFGTFYADAKIFKTAQVSKR, encoded by the coding sequence ATGTATTTGAAAACACCACTAGGTCGCTTGCGTCTATTCGCCATACTAGAAGGGATCAGTTATTTGTTATTTGGGATCACCATGCCACTTAAATATATGCTCGACATCAAAGAACCCAATTTTTATGTGGGTATGATTCATGGGTGGCTATTTATACTCTACGTAGTGCTTTGCTTTCAAAACATCTATCTTCGCCAGTGGAATTTTAAAACTTCCATGATAGCTCTTGCTGCATCATTAATCCCTTTTGGGACTTTCTATGCGGATGCCAAAATTTTTAAAACAGCACAAGTTTCTAAAAGATAA
- the floA gene encoding flotillin-like protein FloA (flotillin-like protein involved in membrane lipid rafts) yields the protein MILSILLFAGLTLVGISLILYLIPVNLWITAAFSGVHINLLDLAMMRFRRVPPGLIVNMMILASKAGIMDVTTQQMETHHLANGKLLSVIKALIVAGKANLEMSFKQAAAIDLAGRNVLEAVHISVTPYMIIVPAITGLSRDGIQLIAEARVTVRTNIKQLVGGAGEETIKARVGQGIISKIGAAKTYLEVLEKPEAISKLVLSKGLDAGTAFEILSIDIADINIGKNIGAKLQIDQAMADLNIAKAKAEERRAQAVALEQEMTALVQEAKAKLIEAETLIPAALSYSFRAGNLMQGYMKKGK from the coding sequence ATGATCCTTTCCATTCTTCTATTCGCTGGACTTACCCTTGTAGGAATTTCCTTAATCCTTTATCTCATTCCTGTCAATTTATGGATCACAGCTGCGTTTTCAGGCGTTCATATCAATCTGTTGGATTTGGCAATGATGAGATTTCGTCGTGTGCCGCCAGGGTTGATTGTCAACATGATGATTTTGGCTTCCAAAGCTGGTATCATGGATGTAACAACCCAACAAATGGAAACCCACCACCTGGCAAATGGCAAATTATTGTCAGTCATCAAAGCCTTAATCGTAGCAGGAAAAGCCAATCTGGAAATGTCATTTAAACAAGCCGCCGCCATAGATTTGGCAGGTAGAAATGTGCTGGAGGCGGTTCACATCTCAGTGACTCCTTATATGATTATTGTTCCGGCTATTACTGGTTTGTCTCGTGATGGCATCCAGCTGATTGCTGAAGCACGCGTAACGGTTCGAACGAACATCAAACAATTGGTAGGCGGTGCAGGAGAAGAAACCATCAAAGCACGTGTAGGTCAGGGTATTATTTCCAAAATCGGTGCGGCAAAAACATACTTGGAGGTTTTAGAAAAACCAGAAGCCATTTCAAAATTAGTTCTATCCAAAGGTCTGGACGCTGGCACTGCGTTCGAAATTCTCTCTATCGATATAGCAGATATCAATATTGGTAAAAACATTGGCGCTAAATTGCAAATCGATCAAGCCATGGCGGATTTGAATATTGCTAAGGCGAAAGCAGAAGAGCGACGAGCACAAGCTGTCGCCCTAGAGCAAGAAATGACTGCCCTGGTTCAAGAAGCCAAAGCCAAACTAATAGAGGCAGAAACACTCATTCCTGCGGCTCTGTCTTATTCGTTTAGAGCTGGCAATCTGATGCAAGGCTATATGAAAAAAGGCAAATAG
- a CDS encoding FG-GAP-like repeat-containing protein, whose translation MAGTKADWGDYDNDGDLDLAVIGGNGSSYAKIYRNNNGSFEDIEAELQGISDDGYVMWGDFDMDNDLDLLITGGATIGVFPNQQDINISYIYRNDNGVFVNHHAELTGVAGWGLWGDYDHDGDLDIALIGPPTNTEENDVIKIYNNDQGVFAEVDIPLQLTRRHMGASIDWGDYDNDGDEDLFVSTTGESDEALENWISVILKNDDGVFSVVYPNIHGVFDSHVKWGDYDADGDLDLAIMGINRKDKDVTTIYKNDEGDFKDIGFDFGGNTDDHKCAWGFLDWEDYDTDGDLDLLVSGKNGATFTFITKILRNEEGIFSDMYMPLPGALGYAIWGDYDNDFDPDVLIGGVQLVDGKYENLTELYINEIRAPHTITFNPIEEKTYGDTDFEILAESSADLEVKYKLISGAATLNDRSISIHGAGEVSVRAFHAGTETYNPSQKDQLILVKKAILTATANNESIDLGDAIPELGISYDGFVNDEDVDDLQEAPKTSTTVTTTSDPGTYTIRLSGGLSSNYELVLVDGVLTIEGVVMEAGLKSSHMMAYPNPTRDVLTIDGGGSWHNMKLYDLSGQQLLINIQGNSLDLSLLQTGAYILHLTDTNGTTVFKQKIRKQD comes from the coding sequence ATGGCAGGTACCAAAGCCGATTGGGGTGACTATGACAATGATGGAGATCTAGACTTGGCAGTAATCGGAGGTAACGGTTCTAGCTATGCCAAAATATATAGAAACAACAACGGTTCGTTTGAAGATATAGAAGCTGAACTACAAGGCATTTCAGATGATGGCTATGTTATGTGGGGAGATTTTGATATGGACAACGATTTGGACTTGCTGATTACTGGAGGGGCTACAATTGGCGTTTTTCCTAATCAGCAAGACATAAATATTAGCTATATCTACCGAAACGATAATGGGGTATTTGTAAACCATCATGCTGAACTCACAGGAGTAGCAGGATGGGGGCTATGGGGTGATTATGATCACGATGGGGATTTGGATATCGCTCTGATTGGCCCTCCTACAAATACAGAAGAAAATGATGTCATAAAAATATACAACAACGATCAAGGGGTATTTGCCGAAGTAGATATACCGCTACAGCTGACACGTCGTCATATGGGAGCCTCAATAGATTGGGGGGATTATGACAATGATGGAGACGAAGATTTATTTGTGTCGACCACAGGAGAAAGCGATGAAGCTTTAGAAAACTGGATTTCTGTCATTTTAAAAAATGACGATGGCGTATTTTCAGTTGTATACCCTAATATTCATGGCGTATTTGATAGTCATGTCAAATGGGGAGATTATGATGCAGATGGGGATTTAGACTTGGCTATCATGGGGATCAACCGAAAGGATAAGGATGTTACTACGATCTATAAAAATGATGAGGGCGACTTTAAAGACATTGGATTTGATTTTGGAGGCAATACCGACGATCATAAGTGTGCGTGGGGTTTCTTAGACTGGGAGGATTACGATACGGACGGAGATCTTGATTTACTAGTATCAGGTAAGAATGGAGCAACATTTACATTCATTACTAAAATATTAAGAAACGAGGAGGGCATATTTAGCGACATGTATATGCCTCTGCCAGGTGCACTTGGGTATGCCATTTGGGGTGATTATGACAATGATTTTGATCCAGACGTATTGATAGGAGGCGTTCAGCTAGTAGATGGTAAATATGAGAACCTTACAGAATTGTACATCAATGAAATCAGAGCACCTCATACCATCACGTTCAATCCTATTGAAGAGAAAACCTACGGAGATACTGATTTCGAAATACTAGCTGAATCTAGCGCAGATCTTGAAGTGAAATATAAATTGATCAGCGGAGCTGCTACCTTAAATGATCGCTCCATTAGTATTCATGGTGCTGGTGAGGTGAGTGTGCGCGCCTTTCACGCAGGAACCGAAACGTATAACCCCAGCCAAAAAGATCAGTTGATTTTAGTGAAAAAAGCGATTTTAACCGCAACAGCAAATAATGAGTCCATCGACTTAGGAGATGCCATACCCGAGCTTGGCATCTCCTACGATGGATTTGTGAATGACGAAGATGTCGATGATTTGCAAGAAGCACCTAAAACAAGTACTACCGTTACTACAACAAGTGACCCAGGTACGTATACCATTCGTTTGTCTGGTGGGCTGTCCAGCAATTACGAATTGGTATTGGTAGATGGTGTACTAACTATCGAAGGGGTAGTTATGGAGGCGGGTTTAAAGTCATCGCATATGATGGCATACCCAAATCCGACTCGTGATGTTTTGACCATCGATGGAGGGGGAAGTTGGCATAATATGAAACTCTACGACTTGAGTGGACAACAATTGCTTATTAACATACAAGGCAACTCATTAGATCTTTCTTTGCTGCAAACGGGCGCGTATATTCTTCATCTCACTGATACCAATGGGACAACTGTTTTTAAACAAAAAATAAGGAAACAGGATTAG
- a CDS encoding TIGR01458 family HAD-type hydrolase, producing the protein MNPIKGLLIDIDGVLIEDGHALDKAVDKLNELKSNYSIRLLTNTTTKRVKEIHQMLTRLGFDIHQNEIVTAPVAAQILLKHSGYTRIYPVVSTNILPEFEGFTFDEKEPQAIVVGDIGRRWDYDLLNQIFKPLMSGAELIALHKGKFWKSEGALQLDIGAFVAGLEYATGKAATVIGKPSRSFFDAALKSMGLPKNEVLMIGDDIDGDIGGAQHAGIKACLVKTGKYNEQFVAQSELKPDQVIATFAALSL; encoded by the coding sequence ATGAATCCCATCAAAGGCCTCCTTATTGATATCGACGGTGTTTTAATAGAAGATGGTCATGCTTTGGATAAGGCAGTGGATAAACTGAATGAACTGAAAAGTAATTATAGCATTAGGTTGCTGACAAATACCACTACCAAGCGAGTGAAAGAAATCCATCAAATGTTGACACGCTTGGGATTCGATATTCATCAAAATGAAATTGTGACAGCTCCAGTGGCTGCTCAAATACTGCTAAAGCATAGCGGTTATACCCGTATCTATCCTGTGGTAAGTACTAATATTTTGCCTGAATTTGAGGGTTTTACATTTGACGAAAAAGAGCCTCAAGCGATTGTAGTTGGTGATATTGGGCGACGTTGGGATTATGACTTATTAAATCAGATTTTCAAACCTCTGATGAGTGGAGCAGAGTTAATTGCTTTGCACAAGGGAAAGTTTTGGAAGAGTGAAGGAGCCCTGCAGCTGGACATTGGGGCGTTTGTAGCAGGGCTAGAATATGCCACTGGCAAGGCTGCTACCGTGATAGGCAAACCCAGTAGGTCTTTTTTTGATGCTGCATTAAAAAGTATGGGCTTACCCAAAAATGAAGTATTGATGATCGGGGATGATATCGATGGAGACATAGGAGGAGCACAGCACGCTGGTATAAAAGCTTGTCTGGTGAAAACCGGAAAATATAACGAACAATTTGTGGCTCAATCTGAACTAAAACCAGATCAGGTCATAGCTACCTTTGCTGCTCTATCTTTATAG
- a CDS encoding ligand-binding sensor domain-containing protein, translated as MLTHYFGAYAQVDTLQINYIGQEQGITQLNIQEIVQDDLDYLWFSTEDGLHRFNGKQLKVYEDNPLDSLSIPDDHNRGLLIVDDTLWIASNSKGFFGLDLRAEKFFIPFDRLSEVISYHVFQLDETHLLFSSANVFNIYNRKTKQLKEVVLPHEYSENYVKAITKLQDGIYALATLSSGLLIFDLSTMKIIHQQNLDESAHNAVLLVDDQLYIGTELGLYVMPLFSYEAIKVVANEVINCIFLDEHGTFLIGTESGLMTYDRLDQSYAFQILKDQSDRVYAPLEVTSIYGDEKGNLWIGTAGEGLHYYNKYQKKFHSIEIRLDGYTKDTRLSTFQFMPDVDSTLWLGTTDNVLKYNYKTQRFKHYSAPPKALIYAMERDLNGDIWCGGFEGTGLLKYNSKQDKFEQAVVADGFNNDKTVIDIRPLKKDKLLVSTWSSGMYSYDLVNHRFEEFLVNGEKINRVRTSFIDSRQNLWLGSDQGAYRIADLGAGAVQLFSDHLPDSFAINSNRIFAINEDANSNIWLGTSSGLAQVQRDTWKTQRYYQQEGFPNDFVYSVLIDPKGKIWMGTNKGIAVLDPVTGQFVNYSEKDGLQNDEFNGKAAFHDEFGNFYFGGVDGINVFNPLAIKTNPYHPQVHLESIELFNEPIDVNTLYTDTYDFHSDENVLTFRYAANNFLNPSKVNYSYYMDGFDKGWRPATKSQNITYTNLPPGEYTFRIKATNDHGVWGDERKVKITIIPPWYDQIWFRLVVLFTLVLSVVGYMLNKSYNYKRNQIRLEYIVQERTNDLQKALSVSNAQQDSIKFLMRELKHRVKNNLQIISSLLSLQAMQINNKEAGRTLQVAKNRILTISHVENIMDSEKEHVQVDVFTRELCDNVLKLIAIEEKPNFELKYELQSAKVTNFNITYYGLMINELITNTSKYAFDSYNEKNELYIKCKIEGDLLVLEIADNGKGYQVEEIKANSIGLDLVKDMVKQLKGDIQIENLNGTKNIIRIPLIYG; from the coding sequence ATGCTTACGCATTATTTTGGCGCATATGCGCAAGTAGACACCCTTCAAATCAACTACATAGGCCAGGAGCAAGGCATTACTCAGCTCAATATTCAAGAAATAGTTCAAGATGATCTAGACTACCTCTGGTTTTCCACAGAAGATGGACTACACAGGTTTAATGGCAAACAGCTCAAAGTATATGAGGACAATCCACTAGACAGTCTGAGTATACCCGATGATCACAATAGAGGACTACTTATCGTAGACGACACACTTTGGATTGCTTCCAATTCTAAAGGTTTTTTTGGTTTAGATCTTCGTGCAGAAAAGTTTTTCATTCCGTTCGACAGGCTTTCCGAAGTTATCTCTTATCATGTTTTTCAACTCGACGAGACTCATCTCTTATTTTCGTCTGCCAATGTTTTTAATATTTATAACCGAAAAACTAAACAACTGAAAGAAGTCGTATTGCCACATGAGTACTCAGAAAACTATGTGAAGGCGATAACCAAACTTCAAGACGGGATTTATGCCTTGGCTACGCTGAGCTCAGGTTTGTTGATCTTTGATCTGAGTACAATGAAAATTATCCATCAGCAAAACCTTGACGAATCTGCTCATAATGCTGTTTTGTTGGTAGATGATCAATTGTACATAGGTACGGAGTTGGGGTTGTATGTCATGCCTCTGTTTAGCTATGAAGCGATAAAAGTAGTTGCTAATGAAGTGATCAATTGCATCTTTTTGGATGAACATGGAACATTCCTAATAGGAACTGAAAGTGGTTTGATGACTTACGACAGGTTGGACCAGTCTTATGCTTTTCAAATACTTAAAGACCAATCCGATAGGGTTTATGCCCCCTTAGAGGTCACTTCAATCTATGGAGATGAAAAGGGGAATTTATGGATTGGTACTGCAGGAGAAGGCTTGCATTATTACAACAAGTATCAAAAGAAATTTCACTCAATTGAAATCAGACTGGATGGCTATACAAAAGACACTAGACTGAGTACGTTTCAATTCATGCCAGATGTAGATTCTACGTTGTGGTTGGGCACCACAGACAACGTGCTCAAGTACAATTATAAAACCCAGCGATTCAAACATTACAGTGCCCCCCCCAAGGCATTGATATATGCTATGGAACGCGATCTGAATGGTGATATTTGGTGTGGGGGCTTTGAAGGAACAGGATTGCTCAAATACAATTCTAAACAGGACAAATTTGAGCAAGCAGTAGTGGCAGATGGCTTTAATAATGATAAAACCGTCATTGACATTCGCCCGCTTAAGAAAGACAAACTGCTAGTATCGACCTGGTCTAGTGGCATGTATAGCTATGACTTGGTTAATCATCGCTTTGAAGAATTTTTGGTCAATGGTGAAAAAATCAATCGTGTACGCACATCTTTTATCGACAGTAGACAAAATCTGTGGCTAGGTTCTGATCAAGGTGCTTATCGTATAGCAGATTTGGGAGCGGGAGCTGTTCAGCTTTTCTCAGATCATTTGCCCGATTCATTCGCAATCAATAGTAATCGCATTTTCGCTATCAATGAAGACGCCAACAGTAACATCTGGCTAGGTACAAGTTCGGGGCTTGCACAAGTACAACGAGATACCTGGAAGACTCAGCGGTATTATCAGCAAGAAGGTTTTCCTAATGATTTTGTGTATAGTGTGCTTATCGATCCCAAAGGCAAAATTTGGATGGGTACCAATAAGGGGATTGCTGTTTTAGACCCAGTTACGGGCCAGTTTGTAAACTATTCTGAAAAGGATGGCCTGCAAAACGATGAGTTCAATGGCAAGGCAGCTTTCCATGACGAGTTTGGCAACTTTTATTTTGGAGGAGTCGATGGAATCAATGTTTTCAATCCATTGGCCATAAAAACCAACCCATATCACCCCCAAGTACACCTAGAGTCTATCGAATTGTTTAATGAACCTATAGATGTAAATACACTATACACGGATACGTATGATTTTCATAGTGATGAAAATGTGCTGACGTTTCGCTATGCGGCAAACAATTTTCTAAACCCGTCTAAGGTCAACTATTCCTATTACATGGATGGGTTTGATAAAGGTTGGCGGCCAGCTACCAAGAGCCAAAATATTACTTATACCAACCTACCTCCAGGAGAGTATACTTTTCGTATCAAAGCCACTAATGACCATGGCGTCTGGGGCGACGAACGAAAGGTGAAAATCACCATCATACCACCATGGTATGATCAAATATGGTTTAGATTGGTGGTTTTATTTACGCTGGTTTTGTCTGTGGTGGGATATATGCTGAACAAGTCCTACAACTACAAACGTAACCAAATCCGCCTAGAGTACATCGTGCAAGAACGAACCAACGACCTGCAGAAGGCACTGAGTGTATCTAACGCTCAGCAGGATAGTATCAAGTTTTTGATGCGTGAACTGAAGCATCGTGTGAAAAACAATCTGCAGATTATTTCTAGTTTACTTAGCCTACAAGCCATGCAGATCAACAACAAGGAAGCTGGTCGTACTTTGCAGGTAGCCAAAAATAGAATCTTGACGATTTCACATGTGGAAAACATCATGGATTCCGAAAAAGAACATGTACAGGTAGATGTGTTTACCCGAGAGCTATGCGACAATGTATTGAAACTCATAGCGATAGAGGAAAAGCCTAATTTTGAATTAAAATATGAGCTCCAATCAGCCAAGGTCACTAATTTTAATATCACCTACTATGGTTTAATGATTAATGAATTGATTACCAATACCAGTAAATATGCTTTTGATTCATATAATGAAAAGAATGAATTGTATATAAAGTGTAAGATAGAAGGGGACTTGTTAGTTTTGGAAATTGCAGATAACGGGAAAGGTTATCAAGTGGAAGAGATCAAAGCTAACAGCATAGGACTTGATTTGGTCAAAGATATGGTCAAACAACTGAAGGGTGATATACAAATAGAAAACCTAAACGGAACCAAAAATATAATTAGAATACCGTTGATTTATGGATAG
- a CDS encoding response regulator transcription factor, giving the protein MDSLKILLIEDVLIIAKDIKVTLEKDKYAQVEIITNPEDARVSYASNDYDLIISDINLNAEIDGIDLVKELCVQKRVPIVYLTAYSDAATVTKAEQSLPFAYLLKPYNSNQLKLTINLAMLNAQKEHQSIEYDEKNVELLNALTRREREILFILASGKMSKEIGDILNIATSTVEKHKQHIKEKLELKTLGELVNFAVSTKTVTID; this is encoded by the coding sequence ATGGATAGCCTAAAAATTCTGCTAATAGAGGATGTATTGATAATAGCCAAGGACATAAAAGTGACTTTGGAAAAAGACAAATATGCTCAGGTAGAGATAATAACAAACCCTGAAGATGCTCGTGTGAGCTATGCTTCTAATGACTATGATTTAATTATCTCTGATATCAATCTCAACGCTGAAATCGACGGTATAGATTTAGTGAAAGAATTATGCGTGCAAAAGAGAGTACCTATTGTGTATCTCACCGCTTATAGCGATGCCGCCACCGTGACTAAAGCAGAACAGTCATTGCCTTTTGCATACCTACTCAAACCGTACAATTCTAACCAACTCAAACTAACGATTAATTTGGCCATGCTCAATGCTCAAAAAGAGCATCAATCCATCGAATACGATGAGAAAAACGTCGAATTACTCAATGCATTGACACGCCGAGAACGCGAGATATTGTTTATTCTGGCTTCGGGCAAAATGAGTAAAGAGATTGGTGATATACTCAATATAGCTACCAGCACTGTAGAAAAGCACAAGCAACACATTAAAGAAAAGCTAGAACTAAAAACTCTTGGCGAATTGGTCAATTTTGCTGTATCTACCAAAACAGTGACTATAGATTAA
- a CDS encoding RNA-binding S4 domain-containing protein: METFNLKPDEEYIELNNLLKAMGWVATGGEAKIRIDSGEVKVNGEVETRRRKKMRAGDAVEFEGEKGKVA; encoded by the coding sequence ATGGAGACATTCAATCTCAAACCAGACGAAGAATACATTGAACTTAACAACTTACTAAAAGCTATGGGTTGGGTGGCTACAGGAGGTGAGGCTAAAATCAGAATAGACAGTGGAGAAGTGAAAGTGAATGGTGAAGTAGAGACCCGCCGCCGAAAGAAAATGAGAGCAGGGGACGCCGTCGAATTTGAAGGAGAAAAAGGAAAAGTAGCATAA
- a CDS encoding 7TM diverse intracellular signaling domain-containing protein, whose product MKKSFSFLFITLSLWLVSPVLSAELERVSLATTDYLNKSELPAHQVGLYIDTTGVMNIDEVLNADGFVYTDTLSEHFSTYNYWYSIDFENSSSSPLAFLLFSNEWEVEFWEFKNTELIRSEKKGVLLSKVHDDFYTGQNNETKIRIALDAKEAKRLYIKIEGKVWEMPFKVADHFFIQREDLFREQAINDLLAIGIFVGMVVVLLLTNSSLGLIFKEKSNLYYLFFVISLSLYLCGYFKFTWFVAPRFNFDASILFPVNWMLYALFASNYLDYRYTHARSWRIAKLFIGYAAFISVSMMVLYMISTEVYYHFLPRTNTSIAIVSIPFMFTVLLSKQRNKYFVIAGLMFGIAGAVFTSLSLHLSFLTESYHYTLIGYGFELCCFQLGLTRKMNQNKKKAVKASFELREKQKEKEHLLSIQLLEKEKHETEMQLKNNELYNLSIITASKKEILDKVYHHMSTLPNLASKELLSEIKSKMRLEEDWKMFKIRFEKTNPKFFQKLLSKTPDLTENELRFASLLVLNLSTDQICQLLHHSKRTVQTSKYRLKKRLQLPTDLDLTSYLQTLNQCERLDKV is encoded by the coding sequence ATGAAAAAAAGCTTTAGTTTCTTATTTATCACCCTTTCACTTTGGCTGGTCAGTCCAGTACTCTCTGCGGAATTGGAGCGGGTTAGCTTGGCGACTACCGATTATTTAAACAAATCAGAACTACCTGCTCATCAGGTTGGGTTGTATATAGACACCACTGGTGTAATGAACATAGATGAAGTCTTAAATGCCGACGGATTTGTATATACGGATACATTGTCTGAGCACTTTTCTACTTATAATTATTGGTATAGCATCGACTTTGAAAATAGCAGTTCGTCCCCATTGGCTTTTCTACTTTTTAGCAATGAATGGGAAGTTGAATTCTGGGAATTTAAAAACACTGAATTAATTCGTAGCGAAAAAAAAGGCGTATTACTCTCCAAAGTCCACGACGATTTTTATACGGGACAAAACAATGAAACAAAGATTAGAATCGCACTTGATGCCAAGGAGGCCAAGCGATTATATATCAAGATTGAAGGTAAGGTATGGGAGATGCCATTCAAAGTGGCAGATCATTTTTTCATTCAACGCGAAGACCTATTTAGAGAACAGGCTATCAATGATCTTTTAGCCATTGGCATTTTCGTAGGCATGGTCGTGGTATTGCTTCTGACCAATTCATCACTAGGGTTGATATTCAAAGAAAAAAGCAATTTGTATTATCTCTTTTTTGTGATTTCACTGAGCCTTTACCTCTGTGGGTATTTTAAATTCACATGGTTTGTCGCCCCTCGATTCAATTTTGATGCGAGTATATTGTTTCCTGTCAACTGGATGCTTTATGCTCTTTTTGCCAGCAATTACCTAGACTACAGATATACACACGCCCGCTCCTGGCGAATTGCCAAATTGTTTATCGGTTATGCTGCATTCATTTCTGTGTCGATGATGGTTCTTTATATGATTTCCACAGAGGTGTATTACCATTTTTTACCTCGCACCAATACCTCTATAGCTATCGTTTCCATTCCTTTTATGTTTACGGTATTGCTATCCAAGCAAAGAAATAAGTATTTCGTCATTGCAGGTTTAATGTTTGGAATTGCAGGAGCCGTGTTTACCAGTTTGTCTCTTCATCTTTCATTTCTGACAGAATCATACCATTATACCCTGATAGGTTATGGTTTTGAACTGTGTTGTTTCCAGTTGGGTTTGACTCGAAAAATGAACCAAAACAAAAAGAAAGCAGTGAAAGCCTCTTTTGAGCTCAGAGAAAAACAAAAAGAAAAAGAACACCTGCTATCCATCCAGTTGCTTGAAAAAGAAAAACACGAGACTGAGATGCAACTAAAAAACAATGAACTTTATAACTTATCCATCATCACAGCATCCAAAAAAGAAATATTAGATAAGGTGTATCATCACATGAGCACCTTGCCCAATCTAGCAAGCAAGGAACTACTCTCTGAGATCAAATCTAAAATGCGATTGGAAGAAGATTGGAAAATGTTTAAAATTCGATTTGAAAAAACGAATCCTAAGTTTTTTCAAAAGTTGCTCAGTAAGACACCTGACCTCACTGAAAATGAGCTAAGGTTTGCCTCCTTGCTCGTACTCAACTTGAGTACGGATCAAATATGCCAACTGCTCCATCACTCCAAGCGAACCGTTCAAACTTCTAAATACCGATTGAAAAAGCGTCTTCAATTACCTACCGACCTAGACCTTACCAGTTATTTGCAAACACTAAACCAATGTGAGCGACTAGATAAGGTCTAA